A window of Candida orthopsilosis Co 90-125, chromosome 8 draft sequence contains these coding sequences:
- a CDS encoding Fmp45 protein, which yields MRAFTIVPIFFLLGSALLLILTVINGAGTSSILGKFYWSETDTSDIPGAQFGRTRWTFYRICGVRDGHNADCTKSSAAYPYSPKDNFGSESGLPNTFISSRDTFYYLSRIGWAFILVGLFFTVVALIVVPLNFCLAIGGALAAISTFLAFLFVITAACLITAAHVKGRNAFNNAGHSSKIGAKAFGILWAAVACLLITFVTSIISALGTRRSNRRRAGSGVGADGAYAGRDSNVYTKESDGDYAQANYDESANRGVSGVGVTPGVAGTGVHDEPISDASKFRFFRVKRAKPEEI from the coding sequence ATGAGAGCATTTACTATAGTTCCtatattttttcttttagGTTCTGCCTTGTTATTAATTCTCACTGTAATCAATGGTGCAGGAACATCGTCTATATTGGGCAAGTTTTACTGGTCGGAAACTGACACTTCGGACATACCAGGAGCTCAATTTGGTAGAACTAGGTGGACATTTTATCGAATCTGTGGAGTAAGAGATGGTCATAATGCTGATTGTACTAAATCTTCAGCTGCTTATCCTTATTCCCCAAAGGATAATTTTGGTTCTGAACTGGGTTTACCAAACACTTTTATTAGCTCAAGAGACACCTTTTATTATTTGAGTCGTATTGGTTGGGCTTTTATTCTTGTTGGATTGTTTTTCactgttgttgctttaATTGTTGTTCCATTGAATTTCTGTTTAGCTATTGGTGGTGCTTTGGCggcaatttcaacatttttggcatttttgtttgtaattACTGCTGCTTGTTTAATTACTGCTGCTCATGTCAAAGGTAGAAATGCTTTCAATAACGCTGGTCATAGTTCCAAGATTGGTGCTAAAGCATTTGGTATCTTGTGGGCTGCTGTTGCTTGTTTATTGATTACTTTTGTCACTTCGATTATTTCTGCCCTTGGTACCAGAAGATCAAACAGAAGAAGAGCGGGATCAGGAGTTGGTGCTGATGGTGCTTATGCTGGTAGAGACTCAAATGTTTACACTAAGGAAAGTGATGGTGATTATGCCCAAGCCAATTATGATGAATCTGCTAATAGAGGTGTTTctggtgttggtgttaCTCCAGGGGTGGCTGGAACTGGTGTTCATGATGAACCTATTTCCGATGCTTCTAAATTTAGATTCTTTAGAGTCAAGAGAGCCAAACCTGAGGAAATCTAA
- a CDS encoding glutamine-tRNA ligase, protein MSFKLTIAGKSATIPYPTLIAVFFVNSSDIDVSIPVEFVDDKSVDKETPAASIKLVTPGGETFIDQLDALDYLAQTFPKVLLEKSKSQEWVKLALEKFYTKNFKDLATDLEKLDAHLNFRSYIIGYQITLADIALWGVLRANPIMASVLKSETYPNVSRWYNFLAQSDNRFDKSAELLTNSLNELKKAAKTAKTSAGGKKETHKASFEIDLPGAEVGKVVTRFPPEPSGYLHIGHAKAAILNEYFAHAYKGKLIIRFDDTNPTKEKVEFQDSIIEDLELLGIKGDRITYSSDYFQEMYDLAVKLIKDGKAYCDDTPSEKMREERMVGDASARRDRSVEENLKIFTEEMKNGTEEGLKNCLRAKIDYKALNKALRDPVIYRCNLTPHHRTGTEWKMYPIYDFCVPVVDSIEGVTHSLRTNEYRDRNPQYEWIQKALNLRPVAIWDFGRVNFVRTLLSKRKLQWFVDKNYVSNWDDPRFPTVRGVRRRGMTVEGLRNFIMAQGPSKNIINLDWSVIWALNKKVIDPVAPRFTAVEAENAVSVKLLNGPSEPYAESKPKHKKNPDVGTKSVVYANQVLIDQADADLTEGEEVTFMDWGNVIVSKVVKVGDIVKSVEANLHLEGDFRKTSKKLTWLADTKDKIDVDLVDFDHLITKDKLEEEDNFEDFITPETEFHTKAIADLNVANLKSGDIIQFXXXXXXXKEKVITGLMYHMKKENPSSCLAFSMERRFPDTVPRSRLNIRKV, encoded by the coding sequence atGTCTTTTAAATTAACCATTGCTGGAAAGTCAGCTACTATACCATATCCAACTTTGATTGCAGTCTTCTTTGTCAACTCCAGTGACATTGATGTCTCAATTCctgttgaatttgttgatgataaatcaGTCGACAAGGAGACCCCAGCAGCATCCATTAAATTAGTTACACCAGGTGGTGAAACAtttattgatcaattggatgCTTTAGACTACTTGGCCCAAACTTTTCCTAAAGTGCTTTTGGAGAAATCAAAGTCCCAAGAATGGGTTAAACTTGCTTTGGAGAAATTTTACACTAAAAATTTCAAGGATTTGGCAACAGACTTGGAAAAGCTCGATGCTCATTTGAACTTTAGATCCTATATTATAGGCTACCAGATCACTTTAGCTGATATTGCTTTGTGGGGTGTGTTAAGAGCTAACCCTATCATGGCCTCAGTCTTGAAGAGTGAAACATATCCTAATGTCTCAAGATGGTACAACTTTTTGGCACAAAGTGACAATAGATTCGACAAATCTGCTGAATTACTCACCAACTCGTTgaatgagttgaaaaaggcTGCCAAGACTGCAAAAACTTCTGCAGGGGGTAAGAAAGAAACCCACAAGGCCAGCTTCgaaattgatttaccaGGTGCTGaagttggaaaagttgTTACTCGTTTTCCACCAGAGCCATCTGGGTACTTACACATTGGACATGCCAAAGCAGCCATTTTGAACGAATATTTCGCCCATGCATACAAGGGTAAGCTAATCATTAGATTCGATGACACTAACCCTACCAaggaaaaagttgaattcCAAGACTCAATTATTGAGGATTTGGAATTATTGGGCATCAAAGGTGACAGAATCACTTATTCATCTGATTACTTCCAGGAAATGTACGACTTGGCTGTAAAGTTGATCAAGGATGGAAAAGCTTATTGTGATGATACCCCATCTGAAAAGATGAGAGAGGAGAGAATGGTTGGTGACGCGTCAGCTAGAAGAGACAGATCCGTTGAAGAAAACTTGAAAATCTTTACTGAAGAGATGAAGAACGGTACCGAAGAAGGGTTGAAGAACTGTTTGAGAGCCAAGATTGACTATAAAGCTCTAAACAAGGCCTTAAGAGATCCTGTCATCTACAGATGTAATTTGACTCCCCACCATAGAACTGGAACCGAATGGAAAATGTACCCAATCTACGATTTTTGCGTtcctgttgttgattcaattgaaggTGTTACTCACTCATTGAGAACTAACGAGTACAGGGACCGTAACCCACAATACGAATGGATTCAAAAAGCTTTGAACTTGCGCCCAGTTGCTATTTGGGATTTCGGAAGAGTCAATTTTGTTAGAACCTTGTTGTCAAAGAGAAAGTTGCAATGGtttgttgacaaaaacTATGTTTCCAACTGGGATGATCCAAGATTCCCAACGGTTAGAGGTGTAAGAAGAAGAGGTATGACTGTTGAAGGTTTGAGAAACTTTATTATGGCACAAGGCCCTTCGAAGaacattatcaatttggattGGTCAGTTATTTGGGCATTGAACAAAAAGGTCATTGATCCAGTTGCTCCAAGATTCACTGCAGTAGAGGCAGAAAATGCGGTGTCAGTCAAGTTATTGAATGGTCCATCAGAACCATACGCTGAATCAAAACCTAAACATAAGAAGAATCCCGATGTCGGTACCAAGTCCGTCGTTTATGCAAACCAAGTACTTATTGACCAAGCTGATGCTGATTTGACAGAGGGTGAAGAGGTCACTTTCATGGACTGGGGTAATGTCATTGTTTCCAAGGTTGTCAAAGTAGGTGACATCGTCAAGTCAGTTGAAGCCAACTTGCACTTGGAAGGCGACTTCCGTAAAACCTCAAAGAAGTTGACATGGTTGGCAGATACCAAAGACAAGATTGACGTTGActtggttgattttgatcaTTTAATCACCAAGGACAAattagaagaagaagacaaCTTTGAAGACTTTATCACCCCTGAAACTGAATTTCATACCAAAGCAATTGCCGATTTGAATGTTGCCAACTTGAAATCCGGTGACATTATCCAATTTNNNNNNNNNNNNNNNNNNNNGAAAGAAAAGGTTATTACAGGGTTGATGTACCAtatgaagaaggaaaatcCGCTGTCTTGTTTAGCATTCCTGATGGAAAGACGGTTTCCAGATACGGTGCCAAGAAGTAGACTCAATATACGAAAAGTATAA